One window of the Wolbachia endosymbiont of Ctenocephalides felis wCfeJ genome contains the following:
- a CDS encoding metal ABC transporter permease — translation MLEIFTQSFFINSLIAIVIISLVTGALGSFMIWQRLSYLGDSLSHSSLLGIALALIFKISPSISIMLIAIVFAILLSLNFNRLYSVDTILNIVTNVVLSSSLILMSFLPSSNSSIISSLFGDILTLEQGDIVLIFLTAIIVVLILIFRWRYWLVISINQDLAIVEKVHVNLVRLEFLITLAIFIAVSAQLIGILLIAAFLLIPASSARLISKTPMQMIIIATVFSVISGISGLILSASFDLLTGPAIILIAATYLVIAYFIRLMLNRLT, via the coding sequence ATGCTTGAAATATTTACACAGAGCTTTTTTATTAACAGCCTAATCGCGATAGTTATAATTAGCCTAGTAACAGGCGCATTAGGATCATTTATGATATGGCAGAGATTATCATATTTGGGTGATAGTTTGTCTCATTCTTCGTTACTTGGCATCGCACTCGCTTTAATCTTTAAGATTAGTCCCTCTATTAGCATAATGCTGATAGCAATTGTGTTTGCAATACTGCTTTCCCTTAATTTCAATAGGTTATATTCTGTTGATACTATATTAAATATCGTTACTAATGTAGTTTTATCGTCAAGTTTAATACTGATGTCCTTTCTTCCATCGAGTAATAGTAGCATTATTAGCTCGCTATTTGGCGACATATTAACGCTGGAACAGGGTGACATAGTATTAATTTTTTTGACTGCAATAATAGTTGTGCTGATATTGATATTCAGATGGCGCTACTGGCTAGTAATTTCAATCAATCAAGACTTAGCAATAGTTGAAAAAGTTCATGTAAATTTGGTTAGGCTAGAATTTTTAATTACTCTTGCCATATTTATAGCAGTATCTGCTCAATTAATAGGAATATTACTCATCGCTGCGTTTTTATTGATACCGGCTTCATCTGCAAGGCTCATCTCAAAAACTCCAATGCAGATGATTATCATTGCAACAGTTTTCTCTGTAATTTCTGGAATCTCAGGCCTTATATTATCTGCAAGTTTTGATTTACTGACAGGACCTGCAATTATACTTATTGCAGCTACATATCTAGTTATTGCTTATTTTATAAGGTTGATGTTAAATAGATTAACTTGA
- the pstB gene encoding phosphate ABC transporter ATP-binding protein PstB, whose protein sequence is MSDTRASVTNLNLWYGSKQVLFDINLDIRKRKVTTFIGPSGCGKSTFLRCFNRMNDYVPECKVVGGLIIDGLGNIYSRDMDVVLLRAKVGMVFQKPNPFPKSIYDNVAYGPKLHGMGKNKEKLDEIVENSLTKVGLWEELKDRLQDSALNLSGGQQQRLCIARAIAVKPTILLMDEPCSALDPMATNAIENLIQELKLRFTIIMVTHSMKQAKKLSDSVIFFCNGKIVESGSVQEIFENARSSLTKEYILDH, encoded by the coding sequence ATGAGCGATACACGTGCCTCTGTTACAAATTTAAATCTCTGGTATGGTTCTAAGCAAGTTTTATTCGATATAAATCTTGATATTCGCAAAAGAAAGGTTACTACTTTTATCGGGCCATCTGGGTGCGGTAAATCGACATTTTTACGTTGTTTTAATCGTATGAATGATTATGTACCAGAGTGTAAAGTTGTTGGTGGACTGATTATTGATGGGCTCGGTAATATATATTCACGTGATATGGATGTTGTGCTACTTAGAGCAAAAGTCGGTATGGTATTTCAAAAGCCAAATCCTTTTCCAAAATCAATATATGATAACGTTGCTTATGGACCTAAGTTGCATGGCATGGGGAAAAATAAGGAGAAACTAGATGAAATAGTGGAGAATAGCTTGACCAAGGTTGGTTTATGGGAGGAATTGAAAGATAGGTTGCAAGATAGTGCATTAAATTTATCTGGTGGTCAACAACAGAGATTATGCATTGCTCGTGCAATTGCAGTGAAACCAACTATTTTATTAATGGATGAGCCGTGCTCTGCGCTTGATCCAATGGCAACTAATGCAATCGAAAATCTTATACAAGAGCTGAAGTTGAGATTCACCATAATTATGGTAACTCATTCAATGAAGCAAGCTAAAAAATTATCTGATAGTGTAATTTTCTTTTGTAACGGCAAGATTGTTGAATCTGGAAGTGTCCAAGAAATATTTGAAAACGCTCGCTCTTCCTTAACAAAGGAGTATATTCTGGATCATTAA
- a CDS encoding UvrD-helicase domain-containing protein, which yields MRSNAINPNFSVWVNASAGTGKTKILIDRVLRLLLENKKNILCLTFTNAAANEMENRIHSTLSRWATCSNSELLEQLDLLLLSLQHPSLSSQDHTTPSQYPTTPSQHPSLSSQCSTLGSKKNEILNRYFTQARKLFSELENLGLTIQTIHAFCYKLISSFPVEAGIAPNCMLSECKELHSIVFEKTLRNETVQDSINSIAVEIDENKLRDLLYTLCVKRPSPATDLEYIRDKLSAPDRVHGLENETIEHVRRVAEILSEGSKRDQSYSAMLYDWCKPSVIPARDQKKRNMDPSVSYLDDTNIENLTKVFLKSESNEKKSISSIITKSTLEKFRDAEQMIENIQNAVFTHTRDINSYKIFKKTSDLLNILKVYVDLYNSEKSKNALLDYNDIIDLATNLLGNPEYKDWVLFNLDQKIDHILVDEAQDNSISQWKIITNLCDEFFTGGDEKRTLFVVGDVKQSIYRFQGANSHLFNYMQQYFHTKTGGRDWISCQLEKSFRSTPEILLFVDRIFNNFREEISFVNSEIKHIPHRENDQGYIEIWPLLPRYTEEEQQALQIHLTHRKGYIVTDRLLAQTIAHKIHNWLNEGRILVAKDRHIEPRDITILVRQRNVLVDYIISELKKANVPVIGRDYFRIMDYIAVQDLIALAEFLLLPANDLALANTLKSPLFNFTEDDLFNIAYDRKEQSLWEKLQDYSEVIYSELNYLINLSHTVLPLTLFTHILHAGKKKFAARLGLECFEILDEFMNLVLQFESPSLQAFVQWIKENNPEIKNDMQSERNAVRIMTIHKSKGLQAPIVFLVDTNTVPRNSESIIFDAAEAPFWCGKNNNAYCDQAKKEKILEDYNEYLRLLYVALTRAEDELYILGKEPVQKNSWYDIITKHGEPYEKKHLDLRPIFKEKVEVLCMNANYPSVYKKRNYFDAPVISPPPNLSPQPSVSSQPSPLSSQHPPLSSQCLTLGSRKKRGESAPSPVIQVADTGIQEKRNIDSSVTRWNDTSTHMKDSYTRGLIIHSILQYIPKIEKDRRKNWIRKYLDSINTREDKNEIYNKILAFNEKYDYLFDLEGKSEIALSGTINGEPVLVRLDRLCLTQYKAIVIDYKSHRTVSVSSLNEIKKQMLTYKTLVQEIYPNKQVECIVIWVEDLTLQSDFS from the coding sequence ATGAGATCAAATGCCATAAACCCTAATTTTTCTGTATGGGTAAATGCATCTGCTGGTACAGGAAAAACAAAAATCTTGATAGATAGAGTATTAAGACTTTTGTTAGAAAACAAGAAAAATATTCTCTGCTTAACGTTTACCAATGCAGCAGCAAATGAGATGGAAAATCGCATTCACAGTACTCTGAGTAGGTGGGCAACATGCTCAAATAGCGAGCTCTTAGAGCAATTAGATCTCTTATTACTATCGCTTCAGCACCCTTCTCTGTCATCCCAGGACCACACCACACCATCCCAGTATCCTACCACGCCATCCCAGCACCCTTCCTTGTCATCCCAGTGCTCGACACTGGGATCCAAAAAAAATGAAATCCTTAATCGTTATTTCACTCAAGCAAGAAAGCTTTTCTCTGAACTGGAAAATCTAGGTTTAACTATACAGACTATACATGCTTTCTGTTACAAATTAATCTCTAGCTTTCCTGTAGAAGCTGGTATCGCTCCAAATTGCATGCTGAGCGAATGTAAAGAATTACATTCCATCGTATTTGAAAAAACGCTTCGCAATGAGACCGTGCAAGATAGTATAAATTCTATTGCAGTCGAAATTGATGAAAACAAACTACGCGATTTGCTTTATACCTTGTGTGTAAAAAGGCCATCACCAGCAACCGATTTGGAGTACATCAGAGATAAACTCAGCGCCCCAGATAGAGTCCATGGCTTAGAGAATGAAACGATTGAACATGTGAGAAGAGTAGCTGAAATATTAAGCGAGGGCAGTAAAAGGGATCAGAGTTACAGTGCAATGCTCTACGATTGGTGTAAACCATCTGTCATTCCAGCACGTGACCAGAAAAAAAGAAATATGGATCCCAGTGTCAGCTACTTGGATGACACTAATATAGAAAATCTAACCAAAGTATTTTTAAAATCAGAATCAAACGAAAAAAAAAGCATATCATCTATCATAACCAAGAGTACTTTGGAAAAATTCAGAGATGCAGAACAGATGATAGAAAATATTCAGAACGCAGTGTTTACCCATACAAGAGATATCAACTCTTATAAGATATTTAAGAAAACCAGTGACTTACTCAACATACTTAAAGTATACGTTGACCTGTATAATAGTGAAAAATCAAAAAATGCATTGCTCGACTACAACGATATAATTGATTTAGCAACAAATCTTCTCGGCAATCCAGAGTATAAAGATTGGGTATTATTTAACTTAGATCAAAAAATAGATCATATACTTGTTGATGAAGCGCAAGACAATAGCATCAGTCAATGGAAAATTATAACCAATCTATGTGACGAATTTTTCACCGGCGGTGATGAAAAGCGAACCTTATTCGTTGTTGGTGATGTAAAACAATCTATTTACAGATTTCAAGGAGCAAATTCTCACCTATTCAACTACATGCAACAATACTTTCACACAAAAACTGGTGGTAGAGATTGGATATCATGTCAACTCGAGAAATCATTTCGCTCTACTCCGGAAATTCTGTTGTTTGTAGATAGAATATTTAACAACTTTCGTGAAGAAATATCATTTGTCAATAGTGAAATAAAACATATTCCACACAGAGAGAACGATCAAGGATACATTGAAATTTGGCCGCTATTACCAAGATACACAGAGGAAGAACAACAGGCCTTACAAATTCATTTAACGCATAGGAAAGGTTACATAGTAACAGACCGATTACTTGCTCAGACAATAGCCCATAAAATTCATAACTGGTTAAATGAAGGACGAATTTTAGTTGCTAAAGACCGCCATATAGAACCAAGGGATATAACGATCCTAGTGCGACAGCGAAATGTGCTCGTTGATTACATAATAAGTGAGCTCAAAAAAGCAAACGTGCCGGTTATAGGACGTGATTATTTTAGGATTATGGACTACATAGCTGTGCAAGACTTAATAGCTTTAGCTGAATTTTTACTTCTTCCGGCGAATGATTTGGCTCTTGCAAATACTTTGAAATCACCTCTGTTTAATTTTACAGAGGATGATTTATTTAATATTGCATACGATCGTAAAGAGCAGTCACTCTGGGAAAAACTTCAAGATTATTCAGAGGTTATCTATAGTGAGTTAAACTATCTCATTAACTTATCTCACACAGTACTACCTCTTACATTGTTCACACATATACTACACGCAGGTAAGAAGAAATTCGCTGCAAGGCTAGGTCTTGAGTGCTTCGAGATTTTGGATGAATTTATGAATCTTGTGCTGCAATTTGAAAGTCCATCTCTGCAAGCATTTGTCCAGTGGATCAAAGAGAATAATCCAGAGATTAAAAACGATATGCAATCAGAACGTAATGCTGTACGAATAATGACAATTCACAAATCAAAAGGTCTACAAGCTCCGATAGTGTTTTTGGTTGATACAAATACGGTGCCAAGAAACAGTGAAAGTATCATTTTTGATGCAGCAGAAGCGCCATTTTGGTGTGGAAAGAATAACAATGCTTATTGTGATCAAGCAAAAAAAGAGAAGATACTAGAAGATTATAATGAATACCTGCGCTTGTTATACGTGGCACTTACGCGTGCTGAAGACGAGTTATACATTTTGGGTAAAGAGCCAGTACAAAAGAACTCTTGGTATGATATAATTACTAAGCATGGAGAACCATATGAAAAGAAACACCTAGACTTACGTCCAATATTTAAAGAAAAAGTTGAAGTATTATGCATGAATGCAAACTACCCCTCTGTTTATAAAAAGCGTAACTATTTTGATGCTCCTGTGATTTCACCTCCACCAAACCTATCACCCCAGCCTTCAGTGTCATCCCAACCCTCCCCTTTGTCATCCCAGCACCCTCCTCTGTCATCCCAGTGCTTGACACTGGGATCCAGGAAAAAAAGAGGAGAGTCAGCACCTTCCCCTGTCATCCAAGTAGCTGACACTGGGATCCAGGAAAAAAGAAACATAGATTCCAGCGTCACGCGCTGGAATGACACCAGTACTCATATGAAAGACAGCTATACAAGAGGTCTAATAATTCACAGCATATTACAATATATACCTAAGATAGAGAAAGACAGGAGAAAGAACTGGATCAGAAAATACCTTGATAGTATAAATACTAGAGAAGATAAAAATGAAATTTACAATAAAATATTAGCCTTTAATGAAAAATATGATTATCTATTCGACTTGGAAGGTAAGTCAGAAATTGCACTGAGCGGAACAATTAATGGCGAACCAGTATTGGTACGCTTAGACAGGCTATGTCTAACCCAATATAAAGCAATTGTGATTGATTACAAATCACACCGCACAGTTTCTGTTTCTTCATTAAATGAAATAAAGAAGCAGATGCTGACCTATAAAACACTAGTACAAGAAATATATCCAAATAAGCAGGTGGAGTGCATAGTTATTTGGGTGGAAGACTTAACCTTACAATCTGATTTTTCTTAA
- a CDS encoding Mth938-like domain-containing protein, whose product MPLVSENKNFIGSYEKGKFSVNNQEYCGSIIVFPEKVIELKESNIDDKEHFKSFLTEEIEILLIGTGKTRDMPSLSVKSYLMGRKGLNFEFMTTGSACRTHNVLISEDRFVVTYLKAI is encoded by the coding sequence ATGCCTTTAGTTTCTGAGAATAAAAACTTTATAGGCAGTTACGAGAAAGGAAAATTTTCGGTCAACAATCAAGAATATTGTGGTTCAATTATAGTTTTTCCTGAAAAGGTGATCGAGCTCAAAGAAAGTAATATAGATGACAAGGAACACTTTAAATCTTTTTTAACAGAGGAGATAGAAATTTTGTTAATAGGTACTGGTAAAACACGCGATATGCCAAGTCTTTCAGTGAAATCCTACCTCATGGGACGAAAAGGTTTAAATTTCGAGTTTATGACAACAGGTTCTGCATGTAGAACCCATAATGTTTTGATATCCGAAGACAGATTTGTTGTTACTTACCTAAAGGCCATATAG
- a CDS encoding Fic family protein has product MFDISKIVITPEMLKLVTEIDEFKGAWQLFGNLAPERLQMLKKIATIESIGSSTRIEGAKLSDCEVEQLLSKLDTHSFRSRDEQEIAGYAYVCEEVFQNFENIPFTEKIIKQFHIWLLQFSHKDQRHMGEYKKFPNHVEAFDESGRSLGIIFETASPFETVTQMQELVYWTSQQLEMQSLHPLLIIGIFIVTFLAIHPFQDGNGRLSRILTTFLLLKLGYSYVPYSSLESIIENNKESYYLALRRTQQSLKTGNYDFNPWLMFFLRSLQKQKSHLEQKVSHEKMLNLYLPPLSAEILTLLSKHGRLTMRDLENITKANRSTLKKHVSNLVKSNHITQHGKGRATWYVAHVEL; this is encoded by the coding sequence ATGTTTGACATTTCAAAAATTGTAATCACACCTGAAATGTTGAAATTAGTTACTGAAATTGATGAATTTAAAGGAGCATGGCAATTATTTGGTAATCTAGCCCCAGAACGTTTACAGATGCTCAAGAAAATTGCAACAATTGAAAGTATTGGTTCTTCTACGCGTATTGAAGGAGCAAAACTATCAGACTGTGAAGTTGAGCAATTATTATCCAAACTTGATACGCACTCATTTCGTTCTCGAGATGAGCAAGAAATAGCTGGATATGCATATGTGTGTGAAGAAGTATTTCAAAACTTTGAAAACATTCCATTTACAGAAAAGATTATAAAACAGTTTCACATCTGGCTATTACAATTTTCGCATAAAGATCAAAGGCACATGGGAGAATATAAGAAATTTCCCAATCATGTTGAAGCGTTTGATGAATCTGGAAGAAGCTTGGGCATAATTTTTGAAACAGCTTCTCCATTTGAAACAGTAACACAAATGCAGGAGCTTGTTTATTGGACTAGCCAACAATTAGAAATGCAATCATTACATCCTTTATTAATTATTGGTATCTTCATAGTTACTTTTTTAGCTATCCATCCCTTTCAAGACGGAAATGGCAGGTTATCACGTATTCTTACAACTTTCTTGCTGCTAAAGTTAGGGTATAGCTATGTACCTTACAGTTCTCTTGAGAGTATAATTGAAAATAACAAGGAGAGTTATTACTTAGCTTTGCGTCGTACTCAACAGTCTTTAAAGACTGGCAACTATGACTTTAATCCATGGCTTATGTTCTTTTTAAGATCACTGCAAAAGCAAAAATCTCATCTTGAGCAAAAAGTGTCACATGAAAAAATGTTAAATCTCTATTTACCACCACTTTCTGCTGAAATATTAACTTTACTTAGCAAACATGGCCGTCTTACAATGCGGGATTTAGAAAATATTACTAAAGCAAACCGCAGTACCTTGAAAAAGCACGTGTCTAATCTTGTAAAGAGTAATCACATTACTCAACATGGAAAAGGCAGAGCAACTTGGTATGTAGCTCATGTTGAATTGTAG
- a CDS encoding 4-(cytidine 5'-diphospho)-2-C-methyl-D-erythritol kinase, with protein sequence MKSFCVKAPAKINLFLHIVGKKEIGYHLIEGLFVFANISNFLEIKVGEKDFRYDNSTVEFINSELKVSHKYNTVMKAVNLLLRYAPARTKVMIKVVKNIPIAAGLGSGSSDAGAVIRTLGKLWEVNRSILSEIALSVGADVPASIDNKPVLVRGIGEELCPIKKLSLPTNVVLIKPKKKFLSTPEVFSRYTGDFSKPIEWNDDSEKDLLKLLKETKNDLQEIAIGLVPEIKDVILALESQEGSMLSRMSGSGVACFGIFDSEENAKVAAMNIREKQPEWWVCDTQLII encoded by the coding sequence ATGAAAAGTTTTTGTGTAAAGGCTCCTGCGAAGATTAATCTTTTTTTGCATATTGTGGGAAAAAAAGAAATAGGTTATCACTTAATTGAAGGCTTATTTGTTTTTGCTAATATTTCCAATTTCTTAGAAATAAAGGTAGGTGAAAAGGATTTTAGATACGACAACTCTACAGTTGAATTTATCAACTCTGAACTTAAAGTAAGTCACAAATACAACACCGTAATGAAGGCAGTGAACCTATTACTTAGGTACGCTCCTGCACGCACCAAAGTTATGATAAAAGTTGTAAAAAATATACCAATTGCAGCAGGTTTGGGTAGCGGTTCTTCAGATGCTGGAGCTGTGATACGTACACTAGGGAAGTTATGGGAAGTTAACAGGTCAATCTTAAGTGAAATAGCTTTAAGCGTTGGTGCTGATGTTCCTGCAAGTATAGATAATAAACCAGTCTTGGTTAGAGGCATTGGTGAAGAATTATGTCCCATAAAAAAACTTTCTTTGCCTACAAATGTAGTACTTATAAAACCGAAAAAAAAGTTTTTGAGTACACCAGAGGTCTTTTCCAGATACACAGGAGATTTTTCCAAACCAATTGAGTGGAATGATGACTCTGAGAAAGATCTGTTGAAGCTTCTTAAAGAGACAAAGAACGATCTTCAAGAGATAGCAATAGGCCTTGTACCTGAAATTAAGGATGTGATATTGGCGCTAGAGTCACAAGAAGGCTCCATGCTATCTCGCATGTCAGGCAGTGGTGTAGCGTGCTTTGGAATATTTGATAGTGAGGAAAATGCAAAAGTTGCTGCAATGAACATCAGAGAAAAGCAGCCAGAGTGGTGGGTGTGCGATACTCAATTAATAATTTAG
- the holA gene encoding DNA polymerase III subunit delta, with protein sequence MKVTPSKVKQFLAKPDTLSGVLIHGSDNNRVDFFVREIIASLDKYSVQVMDFAVVDKSPGLLLSELANGSLFTDKKLIKLINVSGSMSKELQDVLDCSTGGHYVMMVASDLPYNSAAKSYIENSKTFGAIACYKDSSSNLYDIISNYLKRNGIRYTSEIIYHLQSYFNHSKLPIYSELEKLVLYLGKRKDLKPADIELCLSTAGNDYVTLDNLCSAIANKDMVQFVKISDTLILQENFSPIALIRIISNYFLRLENVLLLIQSGMSEQAAIDQLNPPLFFKQLQSFKPHLKIFQLSELKKILKRLINLEVTCKKTDLDHRMIFQHTLQIAGTRA encoded by the coding sequence ATGAAAGTTACACCGTCTAAGGTCAAACAATTCCTAGCGAAACCTGATACTTTAAGTGGTGTGTTAATTCATGGAAGCGATAATAATAGAGTTGATTTTTTCGTACGAGAAATAATTGCCAGCTTAGATAAGTATTCTGTTCAAGTAATGGACTTTGCGGTAGTGGATAAGTCACCTGGCTTATTACTGTCTGAGCTGGCAAATGGTTCGCTGTTTACTGACAAGAAATTAATTAAACTGATAAATGTAAGCGGCAGTATGTCTAAAGAGTTGCAGGACGTATTGGATTGTAGCACAGGTGGTCATTATGTAATGATGGTAGCAAGTGACCTTCCATATAATTCTGCAGCTAAAAGTTATATAGAAAATTCAAAAACTTTTGGTGCAATTGCTTGCTACAAGGATAGTAGTAGTAATCTTTATGACATTATATCAAATTACTTGAAACGCAATGGTATAAGATATACAAGTGAGATAATCTACCATTTGCAATCTTATTTTAATCATAGCAAACTGCCTATATATTCAGAACTTGAGAAATTAGTTTTGTACCTAGGGAAAAGAAAAGATCTTAAACCTGCTGACATAGAGCTGTGCCTTTCAACTGCTGGTAATGATTATGTTACACTTGATAATCTGTGCTCTGCTATAGCAAACAAAGATATGGTACAATTCGTTAAAATTTCAGATACACTGATATTGCAAGAGAATTTTTCACCAATCGCACTAATTCGTATCATATCAAATTATTTCCTACGACTTGAGAACGTTTTACTGTTAATACAAAGCGGAATGAGCGAACAAGCTGCAATTGACCAACTGAATCCTCCATTATTCTTCAAACAATTGCAAAGCTTTAAGCCCCACCTAAAAATTTTCCAACTTTCAGAACTGAAGAAGATCTTAAAAAGGTTGATAAACTTAGAAGTTACCTGTAAGAAAACTGATTTAGATCATAGAATGATTTTTCAACATACACTGCAGATAGCTGGCACTAGAGCTTAG
- the dapB gene encoding 4-hydroxy-tetrahydrodipicolinate reductase — protein MKVGVIGCLGRMGKKILSELTTNTNVEVAGAVARADSKYVGLDIGPIIGHNFNLGIKVTNSISDVFKSSDVVIDFTTKECMLDCLKAAVKFKTPLVSGTTGIESIDLKKYAAEVPILWSANMSVGVNVLLKLVQKATELLGNEYDVEIWEMHHSLKKDSPSGTAIELGKAIASASKRDFEFNQYLFNSSNIREKGRIGFAVSRGGGVIGDHSVMFVNSDERIELNHKAIDRTAFAKGAIQAAIWLYENKRETPGLYSMHDMI, from the coding sequence ATGAAAGTTGGAGTAATAGGCTGCTTAGGCAGAATGGGCAAAAAAATACTCAGTGAATTGACCACAAATACCAATGTAGAGGTAGCAGGTGCTGTTGCCCGTGCAGATAGTAAATACGTAGGCTTAGATATAGGGCCAATTATAGGCCACAACTTCAATCTAGGAATCAAAGTTACAAATTCTATTAGTGACGTGTTTAAGTCATCTGACGTTGTAATAGATTTTACAACTAAAGAATGTATGTTAGACTGCCTTAAAGCCGCTGTGAAATTTAAAACGCCGCTGGTTAGTGGTACAACTGGAATAGAAAGTATCGATTTAAAAAAGTATGCTGCTGAGGTTCCAATATTATGGTCAGCAAACATGAGTGTTGGAGTGAATGTGTTGCTGAAATTGGTACAAAAAGCCACTGAGCTTTTAGGTAATGAATATGACGTTGAAATTTGGGAAATGCACCATAGCTTAAAAAAGGATTCGCCATCTGGAACAGCGATAGAACTTGGCAAAGCAATTGCCAGCGCTTCAAAAAGGGATTTCGAGTTCAATCAATATTTATTTAACAGCTCAAATATAAGAGAGAAAGGGAGAATAGGTTTTGCAGTATCTCGTGGAGGTGGAGTGATAGGGGACCATAGTGTAATGTTTGTCAATTCTGATGAACGAATAGAATTAAATCACAAAGCAATTGATCGCACAGCGTTTGCTAAAGGGGCTATACAAGCAGCAATATGGCTGTATGAAAATAAGAGAGAAACTCCGGGACTCTATTCGATGCATGACATGATATGA
- a CDS encoding NUDIX hydrolase, with product MLNKIRFKSIVAVYLIVEQGNQTLLLLRRNTGYADGMFGLVSGHVEENENISEACIREGHEEAGMILSSEDLDFAYVLQRKEKELIMLDFFFRVKKYEGAIANNEPHKCEKLEFFNVEKLPENIIPYVKYSLNRIKMGEQYGEYGF from the coding sequence ATGTTAAATAAAATAAGGTTTAAAAGTATAGTTGCAGTTTATTTGATTGTAGAGCAAGGCAACCAGACTCTCCTTCTTTTAAGAAGGAATACAGGTTATGCAGATGGAATGTTTGGATTGGTATCTGGACATGTGGAAGAGAACGAAAATATAAGCGAAGCATGTATCAGAGAAGGGCATGAAGAAGCAGGCATGATACTAAGTAGTGAAGACTTAGATTTTGCATATGTATTACAAAGAAAAGAGAAGGAATTAATTATGCTTGATTTTTTCTTTAGGGTCAAGAAATATGAAGGAGCTATTGCCAACAACGAGCCACATAAGTGTGAAAAATTGGAATTTTTTAATGTGGAGAAATTGCCTGAGAACATTATTCCATATGTTAAGTACTCTTTAAATAGAATTAAAATGGGCGAACAGTATGGAGAGTATGGCTTTTAA